In Bacteroidota bacterium, the genomic window GCAGATGCTCTGCATGAGGGAGATCATCAGCGCGGCAGACCGGGAAGTCTCGGTTATAGACCCCTTTTCCGGGGAGCCTGTGAGGATGCTGATGTTCGGGTCGAACAATTATCTCGGACTTGCAAACCACCGGGTGGTGAAGGAGCGCGCCCACATGGCTCTCGACCACTACGGCGCGGGAATTGGAGGCCCGCCCCTGCTCAGCGGCTACACCAGGCTGCACCGGGAATTGGAGGAGCGGCTCGCGGCGCTCAAGCGCACCGAAGATGCAATGATCTTCTCCAGCGGGTATGGAGCGAACGTGGGCCTTGTGAGCGGGTTACTCAATCCGAGGGATACCGTCTTCTACGACGGGTACAGTCACGCCTCGTTTTGCGACGGAATCAAACTGGCGAACGCGCAATCGTACCGGTTTCCGCACAACGACTGCGACCGGCTGGAATCGATGCTCTCGATGCGCCGCTCTGATTCCGCGGGAGACCGGTTCGTCGGCGTGGAAGGGGTCTATTCGATGGACGGCGACCTCGCGCCTCTTGACCGGATTCTCCCTATCTGTAAATCGAACGGAGCGATCCTCATGCTGGACGATGCGCACGGGACAGGCGTGATGGGCCCGACGGGAGCAGGCACCCCGGAACATTTCGGGCTCGAAGGCGCGATCGATATCGTGATGGGGACATTCAGCAAGACGTTTACCGTGACCGGCGGATTCGTGGCCGCCTCCAAATCGATCGTCAACTACCTCCGTTTCTTCGCGCGATCGTACATGTTTTCCGCGTCGCTCCCTCCGGCGGCCATCGCGACAGTCATCGCCGGACTCGATGTCATCGAGCAGGAACCCGAACTCCTTGCGCACCTCCGGGAAAACGTCCGCCTGGCTTCTGCCGGGCTGAACGAGCTCGGGTTCGATTGCGCTCCCGGGGCTGCAATCATCCCTCTCCGCGTGCCGGCCGGAATGAACATCCGCCGCGCCGGATACGAATTTCACAAGCGGGGCATCTTCATCAATTCGGTCGAATATCCCGCCGTCCCCGTCTCCCAGCAACGGTTCAGGATCAGTATGATGGCGACTCACA contains:
- a CDS encoding pyridoxal phosphate-dependent aminotransferase family protein, whose translation is QMLCMREIISAADREVSVIDPFSGEPVRMLMFGSNNYLGLANHRVVKERAHMALDHYGAGIGGPPLLSGYTRLHRELEERLAALKRTEDAMIFSSGYGANVGLVSGLLNPRDTVFYDGYSHASFCDGIKLANAQSYRFPHNDCDRLESMLSMRRSDSAGDRFVGVEGVYSMDGDLAPLDRILPICKSNGAILMLDDAHGTGVMGPTGAGTPEHFGLEGAIDIVMGTFSKTFTVTGGFVAASKSIVNYLRFFARSYMFSASLPPAAIATVIAGLDVIEQEPELLAHLRENVRLASAGLNELGFDCAPGAAIIPLRVPAGMNIRRAGYEFHKRGIFINSVEYPAVPVSQQRFRISMMATHTRNDIDRLLTAVEEVWNCCGCVPETVCVPANHRTNEH